The segment AAACTTGACGAAACACCGGTCTCCGGCGAGAATTGCAGCGAAAGTTCCGACTCTCATCGAATAAAGAGGCTTTGACGACGAAACTATTCGTCGATATCATCACCGCCATTTCACTCTCCTAACTTCAAAGTTCGAAATTATCGTCGTTGAACCCTATCGGTTATCGTCACCGTCCGACGTGGCTGAATCAATAAACCTACTTGCTGTTTCTTTGTTATCAAATCTCACGGTGCgtcgtttttttttgtgtgatgTTGTGACGGATCGTATGTAGCCCAGCTATTATTGGGCCTATGATCTGTGATCTACTCGTATAACCCGAGTTTGTTGTTATCTTAACCGGATTAAACCTATCCCGGTCCAGATCATCTCTAGATATTTTTACAGGTACGGGCTTTTTTTTGGTCGGAGCTCTGAATGCCGGAAAAAATATGTCCATGTCGAAGAGCTTCAGTGTGCTTTAAGTTCGTATGCATGATGGATTACTGTAAACCCCAAGCATGTGTATTCTTTGATTTGATGAAGAAACAAGAACAAGATTCTGAGGTAACCATAAAAGGAGATACTTTTAGTGTTGGTTTAAGTTGGAACCAACGCAGAGATGGTGTTGATTACAGAATCCATTATCTCTTGCTAAAAAGAAGGTACTCAACgggtaaatactatatacaatGATGTAAAGCGAGTGTAATGACTCGTGTTAATTAAAAggttaaaaagttaaaaaaagtaTACATTGGACCTACTTCTTTTGATGCGGCTAATTAATCATGGCTTTCATCTCATGTGCTTCTAGAACAGTAAAGCATATCTTCTTGTCTCATGATAGtagattagtaagaaaaaaaaaggttacaAGTGAAGAATAAGTATTTCGAGTCTGGACCGGTCTGGATACATCCGTTATAGCTTGATcggttttgttgttttggttGAAAATGGTCAAAAGAAGAAGAGTCACGGATGttattaagaagaagaagaagaaaagcgaCTTATCAAAGAATCTTACCGTTGGACAATAGACAAAACGTCACCTAAAAGGCTAAAAGATAAAAGAACAAACAACTAAAGATTTTAAAAGTGAAAAAAGACTTGTTGTATATGAAACACTTTCACTTGCTGTCTCGTTTTCCCCCTACTTAATGTGTAAACGAagttatattaaattttgatacaaaataCTTAGGAAAGATGAAATATTGAATGAGTCAAAAATGAAATAAAGGACAACAAAGGTGATCATTTTTTTATACTACTATATAGTAAAGCTATATAGAGATGCATTACGAAGCATAAACACACttggaaacaaaagaaaactacAAGTGAGAACATGTTAAAAGCCCTTCCACCGATCTTTGCATTAATAAAGCATTTCAGACACCGAGAAGCCTTTTCCTTCTTTCTTCAGACAAAAGTACTACTCTGAGACCATTGTACTCTAAAAAACTCTCTCTTCCTCCTTCTCTGCTTCTGAGATACACACTACTCTACTCCCATGGAGCTTTGATGGGTATCTGCAATTTCCAATCTTTCCCCCTTTTCTTCTGAGAATTTTTTGCTCAAGAATCATGGAAGAGTCTTCTTCATTTGTGCGTTCCGTGTTTGTGCTCTGTTTGGTTTCGTCCTCTGTGTTCTGTTTGGATGACTCCGACCAAAACGCTACTGTTTTGTCTTCTTCTGCTGTTTACATTGTTACTCTCAAGGACCCTCCATCTGTTCATTCCTCCTCCGGCAGAGAAACGGATGCCTCCAAACACAGCCTTACATCTACTTCATCTCAAACTTACAGAACATCGTATGTACAAAAAAGTTACCTCCTTTATTATTCTTCATGTTTGCCACAAATGTTGCAATTCATCAATTTTGGGCCCCAGATTACTTGTCGCTTGTTGTTCTTTGGTCTTTTCCTAGAAGTCTTAAACTATAAAAGGCGGCTCCAAGCTGAAACCTTTATGTTGTTAAACGAAGCTATGTCTGATGGAATTTTGAGATTCAAGCTTATACCTTTATGCTCCGATTACAATCTTAATCTCTTTGTTTATACATTTAGGAACCGAAGCGCTTATTTAATTAGAGTTCATGACTCGTTGTTGAGAAAAGTATTGAGAAAGGAGAATTACATTAAGCTCTACAGCTACCACTATCTCATCAATGGGTTTTCAGCTGTTATCACCCAACAACAGGTACTCTCATATCTCTGAATCTCTAATTGTTAGTGCTTGTTCTATGtttttaactgttttttttttttctctcaaggCTGAAAGACTAGCTGCAAGAAAGGAAGTGCACAATGTGGTTCTTGATTATCCGGTTAAGAAAGCAACCACTCACACGCCGCAGTTCTTAGGTTTGCCACGTGGAGCTTGGCCCCGTGAAGGAGGCTCTGAGTACGCAGGAGAAGGAGTTGTTATAGGGTTTATCGATACTGGAATTGACCCCACTCATCCAAGTTTTAGTGACAAAGTCCCGGGACATTCGTATCCGGTCCCTCCTCGGTTTACTGGTGTCTGTGAAGTCACCACAGGTTTCCCTTCCGGTTCTTGCAACAGGAAGCTCGTTGGAGCACGCCATTTCGCTGAGTCGGCTCTCAGTAGAGGAGTCTTGAATTCATCTCAGGACGATGCTTCACCGTTTGATGGTGAAGGGCATGGCACGTAAGTGTAAAAGCCACTCTTATGtttttgattcaaaaccaccattCGGTTAGTGCTGATATTGGTTGGTTTATGCAGTCACACAGCTTCTGTTGCAGCTGGGAATCACGGGGTCCCTGTGGTGGTTTGTGGTCATCGCCTTGGGAATGCTAGTGGGATGGCTCCTCGTGCTCAGTAAGTCATTACCACAAAATGACACTCCTTATGTTGcatattaacatataaaatgaAACGGATAGAGTATTCTCCTTGGAAACAGTTTTTACAAACACTAAATGTCACTGTCTGTTCTTGTTAGTGTTGCTATTTACAAGGCATTGTATAAGAGGTTTGGAGGTTTTGCAGCAGATATCATTGCAGCCATAGATCAGGTGAAGAAATTGTTATCTTTGTACTGAAACTTTGATGAAATGATTTGGTAGTTGACATAGTTATGTGTATATTGTCATCTTCTTAAGGCTGCTCAAGATGGAGTTGACATAATAAACTTATCAATCACACCGAATAGACGTCCACCTGGCATCGCCACGTTCTTCAACCCGATCGATATGGCATTGCTTTCAGCTGTGAAAGCTGGCATCTTTGTAGTGCAAGCAGCTGGTAACACAGGACCAGCTCCTAAGAGCATGTCTTCCTTCAGTCCTTGGATCTTCACTGTTGGAGCTACATCTCATGATAGAGTTTATACTAACTCGATAATTCTAGGAAATAATGTCACCATCTCTGGAGTTGGACTCGCATGTAAGTCCCGTTATGTTTACACCTTAGCTTCTATCTTGACCTTACCTTTACTAGTTTCTCATTTTTGCTATTAGCTGGTACAAGGACAATGCACAAGCTTGTTTTAGCTGCACATGCGCTCCGCAATGGTACTACCATTATGGATGCTATATATGTTGGGGAGTGCCAAGATTCGAGTAGCTATGATCAGAAGCTGGTGCAGGGGAAGATACTTGTCTGCAGTTACACAGTCCGGTTTAT is part of the Brassica rapa cultivar Chiifu-401-42 chromosome A09, CAAS_Brap_v3.01, whole genome shotgun sequence genome and harbors:
- the LOC103840375 gene encoding subtilisin-like protease SBT2.1 codes for the protein MEESSSFVRSVFVLCLVSSSVFCLDDSDQNATVLSSSAVYIVTLKDPPSVHSSSGRETDASKHSLTSTSSQTYRTSNRSAYLIRVHDSLLRKVLRKENYIKLYSYHYLINGFSAVITQQQAERLAARKEVHNVVLDYPVKKATTHTPQFLGLPRGAWPREGGSEYAGEGVVIGFIDTGIDPTHPSFSDKVPGHSYPVPPRFTGVCEVTTGFPSGSCNRKLVGARHFAESALSRGVLNSSQDDASPFDGEGHGTHTASVAAGNHGVPVVVCGHRLGNASGMAPRAHVAIYKALYKRFGGFAADIIAAIDQAAQDGVDIINLSITPNRRPPGIATFFNPIDMALLSAVKAGIFVVQAAGNTGPAPKSMSSFSPWIFTVGATSHDRVYTNSIILGNNVTISGVGLASGTRTMHKLVLAAHALRNGTTIMDAIYVGECQDSSSYDQKLVQGKILVCSYTVRFILGVSTVKQALITAKNLTAAGLVFYMDPSSTGFQMTSTPMDIPGILISSPQDSLALLQYYNTSLSRDNASGKIVGSASVARIVGGMKPTYGITAPKVMYFSARGPDPEDDSFQDADVMKPNLVAPGNSIWGAWSPLGIGTADFQGERFAMESGTSMSAPHVTGIAALIKQKFPHFTPAAIASALSTTASLTDRKGGPIMAQRTVLNPDATQTPATPFDMGSGFVNATAALDPGLIFDIGYNEYMKFLCGINGSSPVVLNYTGESCSAYNSSLAASDLNLPSVTIAKLVGTRTVLRWVTNIAATVANETYTVGWKAPDSVSVKVSPAKFTIGNGQTRVLSLVFGAIKNGSVASFGKIGMVGDRGHVVNIPVTVIYKIAV